The proteins below come from a single Marinobacter bohaiensis genomic window:
- a CDS encoding HD-GYP domain-containing protein: METSTGLFYQRYAVGVRQQKVAVQDLTIGSFVSDLDRPWHETPFPIQGFYIRTQEDVRSLTSYCRWVMVDVTETRDTSEYEASNAPIFSRRSSKRHQQETLKLPAIQVRNRQEYPVASTLKREARQGRRLMQDIAKTLSAIERQVRAGQTPDFAPVSRVARGMASSVVRHPDAMLWVSRLHQHDNHSYRHALNASVWALVCGRHMGLERPALENLALGTLLCQIGKLDLPVEVVRNEHKLDADDFALFRRYVDKGVERLEAAGLSRAVVNVVRYHRERHNGSGFPERVRGDRIPLLAKIAGLVDHYETLVEPRADQMPLTPAQAVAHLYELRNIEFQEDLVEHFIQSIGVYPTGTLVQLSSGERGAVVAHSPGRRLWPRVMVMTDRDQKPLKTARVVNLAELNEGRQPEDALSVSGCLPFGADGLDPRHFEVTGAASRWSFRHLIG, from the coding sequence ATGGAAACGTCGACCGGTTTGTTCTATCAGAGGTATGCCGTGGGTGTCCGTCAGCAGAAAGTGGCCGTACAGGACCTGACTATTGGATCGTTTGTCTCGGACCTGGATCGTCCGTGGCACGAAACGCCGTTCCCGATCCAGGGGTTCTACATTCGCACCCAGGAGGACGTCCGCTCCCTGACGTCGTACTGCCGCTGGGTAATGGTCGACGTCACCGAAACCCGTGACACGTCTGAATACGAAGCCTCCAATGCGCCCATCTTTTCCCGGCGCAGCTCCAAGCGTCATCAGCAGGAAACCCTGAAGCTGCCTGCCATCCAGGTGCGTAACCGCCAGGAATATCCAGTGGCTTCCACGCTCAAGCGCGAGGCCCGCCAGGGCAGGCGTCTGATGCAGGATATCGCCAAGACGCTGAGTGCCATCGAGCGTCAGGTGCGGGCGGGCCAGACCCCGGATTTTGCGCCGGTGTCGCGGGTGGCCCGGGGCATGGCCAGCAGCGTGGTGCGTCATCCCGACGCCATGCTCTGGGTATCGCGCCTGCATCAGCACGACAACCACAGTTACCGGCATGCGCTGAACGCCTCGGTCTGGGCGTTGGTGTGCGGCCGGCACATGGGTCTGGAGCGCCCGGCGCTGGAAAACCTGGCGTTGGGCACGCTGTTGTGCCAGATAGGCAAGCTGGATCTGCCTGTCGAGGTGGTGCGCAATGAACACAAGCTGGATGCGGATGACTTCGCACTGTTCCGCCGGTACGTCGACAAGGGGGTGGAGCGACTGGAAGCGGCCGGCCTGTCACGGGCCGTGGTGAACGTGGTGCGCTATCACCGGGAGCGCCACAACGGCTCGGGTTTCCCGGAAAGGGTGCGCGGTGACCGCATTCCGCTGCTGGCCAAGATCGCCGGTCTGGTGGACCATTACGAAACCCTGGTGGAGCCCCGCGCCGACCAGATGCCGCTGACCCCGGCTCAGGCTGTGGCGCACCTGTACGAGCTGCGCAACATCGAATTCCAGGAAGACCTGGTGGAGCACTTTATCCAGTCGATCGGCGTCTATCCGACCGGCACCCTGGTCCAGCTCAGCAGCGGAGAGCGGGGTGCGGTCGTGGCTCACTCGCCGGGGCGCCGTCTCTGGCCGCGGGTCATGGTGATGACGGACCGCGACCAGAAACCCCTGAAAACCGCGCGGGTGGTGAATCTGGCGGAGCTCAACGAAGGTCGACAGCCCGAGGACGCGCTGTCGGTCAGTGGCTGCCTGCCGTTCGGTGCCGATGGTCTTGATCCCCGCCACTTCGAGGTGACCGGCGCCGCCAGCCGCTGGAGCTTTCGTCATTTGATCGGCTGA
- a CDS encoding PilZ domain-containing protein: MSHDRRSALRTALSARVRISHPTLGERVYHTRDISDSGIFVVVEDDTWPDIGDQVEVQVQGLPGEAPVLGMKVVRLTPEGFGLEFLNL, translated from the coding sequence ATGTCCCACGACCGACGTTCAGCGCTTCGAACCGCTCTCAGTGCCCGGGTAAGGATTAGCCATCCCACTTTAGGTGAGCGGGTGTATCACACCCGAGATATCTCCGATAGCGGTATATTCGTCGTTGTCGAAGACGATACCTGGCCGGATATCGGTGACCAGGTCGAGGTTCAGGTACAGGGGTTGCCCGGGGAGGCACCTGTTCTGGGCATGAAGGTCGTCCGCCTGACCCCGGAGGGATTCGGTCTCGAGTTCCTCAATCTCTAG
- a CDS encoding Fe(3+) ABC transporter substrate-binding protein, protein MSIRTAVIALATVACTAGSLQANAAGEVNIYSYRQPYLLEPLLEAFTRETGIETNVVFARAGLAERLEREGRNSPADVVMTVDISRLSELVGGNLTAAVETDTLTGDIPENLRHPEGKWYGLTTRARLIFVSKERVEPGAISTYEDLADPRWEGRICTRSGKHPYNVALFASMIAHHGEREAETWLAGLKNNLARRPQGGDRDQIMAISEGVCDVAIGNSYYYGKMLEDENQLPAAESVNLVFPNAEGRGTHVNVSGMALTQSAPNRDNAIKLMEYLTTPEAQSIYAKVNYEYPANPDVPPSEAVASWGYLNPDSLSLNEIAANREAAVKMVDRVNYDN, encoded by the coding sequence ATGTCCATTCGCACTGCCGTTATTGCGCTGGCCACTGTGGCCTGCACCGCCGGTTCACTCCAGGCCAATGCCGCCGGCGAAGTCAACATCTATTCCTATCGCCAGCCCTACTTGCTGGAGCCCCTGCTGGAAGCCTTCACCCGGGAAACCGGTATCGAGACCAATGTGGTTTTTGCACGCGCCGGCCTGGCCGAGCGCCTGGAAAGAGAAGGCCGAAACAGCCCGGCTGACGTTGTGATGACGGTCGACATCTCGCGCCTGAGCGAACTGGTCGGGGGCAACCTCACCGCCGCCGTCGAGACCGACACCCTGACCGGAGACATTCCGGAGAACCTGCGCCACCCTGAAGGCAAATGGTACGGCCTGACCACCCGCGCGCGTCTGATCTTCGTATCCAAAGAGCGAGTGGAACCGGGCGCGATCAGCACCTACGAAGACCTGGCGGATCCCCGATGGGAAGGCCGCATCTGCACACGCAGCGGCAAGCACCCCTATAACGTCGCCCTGTTTGCATCGATGATCGCCCATCACGGTGAGCGTGAAGCGGAAACCTGGCTGGCCGGACTCAAGAATAACCTGGCCCGGCGGCCACAAGGTGGCGACCGGGACCAGATCATGGCGATTTCCGAAGGCGTCTGTGACGTCGCCATCGGCAACAGCTACTACTACGGCAAGATGCTGGAGGACGAAAACCAGCTCCCGGCCGCCGAGTCGGTCAATCTGGTGTTCCCGAACGCCGAAGGACGCGGCACCCACGTCAATGTCAGCGGCATGGCCCTGACCCAGAGCGCGCCCAACCGGGACAACGCCATCAAACTGATGGAATATCTCACCACGCCGGAAGCACAGAGCATTTACGCCAAGGTCAACTATGAGTACCCGGCCAACCCGGACGTGCCGCCGTCGGAAGCCGTTGCCTCCTGGGGCTACCTGAATCCGGACTCGCTTTCCCTGAACGAGATCGCCGCCAACCGGGAGGCTGCTGTCAAGATGGTTGACCGGGTCAACTACGATAACTGA
- a CDS encoding ABC transporter permease — MNQAVKDLQQQPPSHILRSGAARRWVLSAGLTTALVALPVFAVLYLALFPEDNIWPHLINTTLPLYLSNTFQLMLGVSLLTLVIGVSTAWVVTMCQFPGRRFFEWALLLPFAVPAYVIAYVYTDLLDYPGLVQSWMRDAFGWENASNYWFPNIRSLGGAVLMMGLVLYPYIYLLARAAFMEQSPSLFAVSRSLGRSALGTFFRVVLPIARPAIAVGLSLVLMETLNDFGTVDFFAVNTLTAGLFDTWMNLGNLGGAAQIATVMLAFVLILVTLERYSRRRQQQFAARDLREPLQRFRLSRGRQGLCLLVCTLPLLLGFLVPALVLGYYATEYFAESWTDDFVENSLNSLTLSSLAAVSTLIIGLLLAYSRRLHDTPGMRLLMRLSSLGYAMPGAVLAVGVIVPLAAFDNWFDLRMQNWFDWNSGLLLSGTAFAIVFAYTVRFLAVSAGSLESALQKITPSMDMASRSLGMPAGRTLLRVHLPMLRGTLITAALVVFVDCMKELPATLILRPFNFETLATYVYQYASDEMLRQSGLPSLVIVLAGIVPVILMSRSIGQSREFQ; from the coding sequence ATGAACCAGGCCGTCAAAGACCTTCAGCAACAGCCGCCCTCGCACATCCTCCGCTCCGGCGCGGCGCGGCGCTGGGTGCTGTCGGCGGGGCTGACCACCGCCCTGGTGGCGCTGCCCGTGTTTGCCGTCCTCTACCTGGCGCTGTTCCCCGAGGACAACATCTGGCCGCACCTTATCAACACCACGCTGCCGCTGTACCTGTCCAATACTTTCCAGTTGATGCTCGGTGTTTCCCTGCTGACGCTGGTGATCGGCGTATCCACGGCCTGGGTGGTCACCATGTGCCAGTTCCCCGGCCGCCGCTTCTTCGAGTGGGCCCTGTTGCTGCCGTTCGCGGTACCGGCCTACGTCATCGCCTACGTGTACACCGATCTGCTCGACTACCCGGGGCTGGTTCAGTCGTGGATGCGGGACGCCTTCGGTTGGGAGAACGCATCGAACTACTGGTTCCCCAACATCCGCAGCCTGGGCGGCGCGGTGCTCATGATGGGGCTGGTGCTCTACCCCTACATCTACCTACTGGCTCGCGCGGCCTTCATGGAGCAGTCGCCCTCACTGTTTGCCGTCAGCCGCAGCCTGGGCCGGTCAGCCCTCGGGACTTTCTTCCGGGTGGTTCTGCCCATCGCCCGGCCGGCCATCGCCGTCGGCCTGTCGCTGGTGCTGATGGAAACCCTGAATGATTTCGGCACGGTGGACTTTTTTGCGGTCAACACCCTGACCGCCGGCCTGTTCGACACCTGGATGAACCTGGGCAACCTGGGCGGCGCCGCCCAGATCGCCACGGTCATGCTGGCCTTTGTGCTGATTCTGGTGACCCTGGAACGCTACTCCCGTCGACGCCAGCAACAATTCGCCGCCCGCGACCTGCGCGAGCCACTGCAGCGCTTTCGCCTGTCCCGCGGTCGTCAGGGGCTGTGCCTGCTGGTCTGCACCCTGCCACTGCTGCTGGGTTTTCTGGTACCGGCGCTGGTGCTGGGCTATTACGCTACGGAATATTTCGCCGAAAGCTGGACCGACGATTTTGTCGAGAACAGCCTCAACAGCCTGACGCTGTCCTCGCTGGCCGCCGTGTCGACGCTGATCATCGGCCTCCTGCTGGCGTACAGCCGCCGCCTGCACGATACCCCGGGCATGCGTCTGTTGATGCGACTGTCCAGCCTTGGCTATGCCATGCCCGGCGCGGTGCTTGCCGTTGGCGTGATCGTTCCCCTGGCAGCGTTCGACAACTGGTTCGACCTGCGCATGCAGAACTGGTTTGACTGGAATTCCGGTCTACTGCTGAGCGGCACCGCCTTCGCCATCGTCTTCGCCTATACCGTCCGCTTCCTGGCGGTATCGGCAGGCAGCCTGGAAAGTGCACTGCAAAAGATTACGCCGAGCATGGACATGGCCTCACGCTCTCTGGGCATGCCGGCCGGCAGGACGCTGTTGCGGGTGCACCTGCCCATGCTGCGGGGAACCCTGATTACCGCTGCGCTGGTGGTGTTCGTGGATTGCATGAAGGAGCTGCCGGCCACGCTGATCCTGCGACCGTTCAACTTCGAGACCCTGGCGACCTATGTCTACCAGTACGCGTCAGACGAAATGCTTCGCCAGAGCGGCCTGCCGTCGCTGGTTATCGTGTTGGCGGGGATTGTGCCGGTGATCCTGATGAGCCGATCGATCGGCCAGTCCAGGGAGTTCCAGTAG
- a CDS encoding YiiD C-terminal domain-containing protein, with protein MIDLDAFQARIHEQIPLTRALGVTLEDFDGERLSVRAPLEENHNHQGTGFGGSLYAVAVTAAWSLLELWLAQRDLNCRVVVQSGSMDYGLPVSSDFYAQCALPVSDDLERLERSIERRGKGRVTLESTIFAEEGGTAFPAATFSGRFVVVRE; from the coding sequence ATGATCGATCTTGACGCATTTCAGGCTCGTATCCACGAGCAGATACCGCTAACCAGGGCCCTCGGCGTAACGCTTGAGGATTTTGATGGCGAGCGTCTGAGCGTCCGCGCGCCGCTTGAGGAAAACCACAACCATCAGGGGACCGGTTTCGGTGGCAGTCTGTATGCCGTTGCGGTTACCGCCGCCTGGTCCCTGTTGGAGTTGTGGTTGGCTCAGCGCGACCTGAACTGCCGCGTCGTCGTTCAATCCGGGAGCATGGACTACGGGTTGCCCGTCAGCAGTGATTTCTACGCCCAGTGCGCGCTGCCCGTATCGGACGACCTGGAGCGTCTCGAACGGAGCATCGAACGCCGGGGCAAAGGCCGGGTGACGCTGGAGTCGACCATCTTTGCCGAAGAGGGCGGTACGGCTTTTCCCGCTGCGACGTTTTCCGGGCGCTTCGTCGTGGTCCGGGAGTGA